One part of the Aspergillus luchuensis IFO 4308 DNA, chromosome 5, nearly complete sequence genome encodes these proteins:
- a CDS encoding uncharacterized protein (COG:S;~EggNog:ENOG410PXZA;~InterPro:IPR011333) gives MAFMKSLAIDYNQPQISPYEQSRIVVITVGKRNYSIPKNYLSGHLLVQARQSQNPRILLRDVDADVGHTILHFLYKGEYETIFYEENQREKHQIELEYERSVQVYYAARKYKIDGLDALAQNYIMTLSETLSIFQILRRARSIFSKLPENEEWFHHYLDTKISSSFAEGETTFQLDEFYAEIVDDPAFSKAVMKIIVKAFTTETSRLRNILRVTGGSETKNDGEPSCEQSFAVPQSEPTEGHDREQYLEVRPKAHKTANNSSSSTSDRNRPCGEPAVELLPVDCEEANPEVPYSHEDSDNWGWGFRGLDKKK, from the exons ATGGCTTTCATGAAGTCCTTAGCAATCGATTACAACCAGCCGCAAATATC TCCCTACGAACAATCAAGAATCGTCGTCATTACCGTCGGAAAAAGGAATTACTCCATTCCAAAAAATTATCTCTCAGGGCACCTGCTGGTCCAAGCAAGACAGTCTCAGAATCCCCGTATTCTACTCAGAGATGTCGACGCAGATGTTGGCCACACCATCTTACATTTCCTATACAAAGGGGAATATGAAACGATCTTTTACGAGGAAAATCAAAGAGAGAAACACCAAATTGAACTTGAATATGAGAGAAGCGTCCAGGTTTACTATGCCGCCAGGAAGTATAAGATAGACGGCCTCGATGCGCTTGCCCAAAACTACATCATGACTCTCAGTGAAACCCTGTCAATTTTCCAGATCCTACGAAGAGCCAGATCAATATTCTCAAAATTGCCTGAGAATGAAGAATGGTTTCATCACTATTTAGACACCAAAATTTCTAGCAGCTTCGCGGAGGGTGAAACAACATTCCAACTGGACGAGTTCTACGCGGAAATTGTGGATGATCCAGCATTCAGCAAAGCTGTAATGAAGATTATAGTCAAAGCCTTTACCACCGAGACCTCACGCTTGCGAAACATTCTTAGAGTTACCGGCGGCAGTGAGACAAAGAATGATGGCGAGCCTTCGTGTGAACAATCGTTTGCCGTACCCCAATCTGAGCCTACCGAAGGACACGACAGAGAACAATATCTTGAAGTACGGCCCAAAGCACATAAAACTGCAAATaactcatcttcatccacttctGATCGGAACCGTCCGTGCGGTGAGCCTGCGGTCGAGCTCCTTCCAGTTGACTGCGAAGAGGCCAACCCAGAAGTTCCCTACAGTCACGAAGATAGTGATaattggggttggggatttCGGGGATTagacaagaagaagtag